The following coding sequences lie in one Leptospira neocaledonica genomic window:
- a CDS encoding sensor domain-containing diguanylate cyclase, which produces MIGKDNDPLMIEYYEKKIYDQKQLLEISKALNSTLDYKYLIDAILNICLAQLQTLSAAIFLAPEADSNYFELEPSFKGFDLAEDDAGFRIKTDAPLVTFLETKLKAMTPDQVEESMGLSPELEFLRRIGGDLIIPLNAKGKVNGLLLLGEKITMGEWMEEDRDFLTTLSTLAGIAVENSRLYELATVDMMTGLKVHHYFQTKLKEEMERCRKKRTNLALLFTDVDNFKKFNDTHGHQAGDQVLIEVAARLIQCAGKHDIAARYGGEEFCLVMPGADLKRGFEMGERLRKAVEAASIPNPNGGPDFQVTLSIGVSEFWASDRNNKDLIERADKALYEAKHSGKNRTVSFQIPVQN; this is translated from the coding sequence TTGATCGGAAAAGACAATGACCCATTGATGATCGAATATTATGAGAAGAAGATCTATGATCAGAAACAACTTCTCGAGATCAGTAAGGCTCTTAATTCCACACTGGATTATAAGTATCTAATCGATGCTATTTTAAATATTTGTTTAGCTCAACTTCAAACATTGAGCGCGGCTATCTTTTTAGCTCCAGAAGCTGACTCTAATTATTTCGAATTGGAACCTAGTTTCAAAGGATTCGATCTTGCGGAAGATGATGCAGGGTTCCGAATCAAAACAGATGCACCTTTAGTTACTTTTTTAGAGACCAAACTTAAGGCTATGACTCCCGATCAAGTCGAAGAGTCCATGGGCTTAAGCCCTGAGCTGGAATTTTTAAGAAGAATCGGCGGAGACCTCATCATTCCTTTGAATGCAAAGGGAAAAGTGAACGGACTTCTTCTATTAGGTGAAAAGATCACCATGGGAGAATGGATGGAAGAGGATAGAGACTTTCTCACGACTCTTTCTACTCTTGCAGGGATTGCAGTTGAGAACTCTAGACTGTATGAGCTTGCTACCGTTGACATGATGACCGGTCTGAAAGTACATCACTATTTCCAAACTAAATTGAAAGAAGAGATGGAACGTTGCCGTAAAAAAAGAACAAATCTTGCTCTTCTATTCACCGACGTGGACAATTTCAAAAAGTTCAATGATACTCATGGACACCAGGCAGGTGACCAAGTATTGATCGAAGTTGCTGCAAGGCTGATCCAATGTGCAGGCAAACATGATATCGCTGCCAGATATGGTGGAGAGGAATTTTGTTTAGTCATGCCTGGAGCGGACTTAAAGCGAGGTTTTGAAATGGGAGAACGTTTGAGAAAGGCGGTAGAAGCTGCTTCTATCCCGAATCCGAATGGGGGCCCTGATTTCCAAGTCACTCTTTCTATAGGAGTTTCCGAGTTTTGGGCGAGTGATCGAAACAATAAGGACCTGATAGAAAGGGCAGATAAGGCTCTTTATGAGGCGAAACACTCCGGCAAAAACAGGACCGTTTCCTTCCAAATTCCGGTCCAGAACTAG
- the proC gene encoding pyrroline-5-carboxylate reductase, protein MKYNKIGIIGCGNMGGAIYRSLQSRKIDVIGFDPYLDPKKAEGMVLESDWSQFQKKADLIIVAVKPAEVSKTLRSLESPKAILSVAAGIDTKILSSSAPSGSKVVRIMPNLPIMVGKGALGYYGDKELYESLKEIFSPISYCLELSKEELLDAVTGLSGSGPAYVLRFIQSLAEGGVASGLTYSQALELSIQTVIGGAELLAKELEKNPDTHPEVLKNKVTSPGGTTIAGLEELEKNKFPFAIISAVKRATERSKELGN, encoded by the coding sequence ATGAAATATAATAAAATCGGTATTATAGGCTGCGGGAATATGGGAGGAGCGATCTACCGTTCTCTCCAATCTAGAAAAATAGATGTGATCGGTTTTGATCCTTATCTTGATCCAAAAAAAGCAGAAGGAATGGTTTTGGAATCCGATTGGTCCCAATTTCAGAAGAAAGCGGACCTTATTATTGTAGCGGTAAAACCTGCGGAGGTGTCTAAAACTCTTAGATCCTTGGAATCTCCTAAGGCAATTCTATCCGTAGCTGCAGGAATAGACACAAAGATACTTTCTTCTTCTGCTCCAAGTGGCTCCAAGGTGGTTCGTATTATGCCGAATCTTCCCATAATGGTAGGAAAGGGCGCATTGGGCTATTACGGAGATAAGGAATTGTATGAAAGTCTAAAAGAAATTTTCTCACCTATCTCTTATTGTTTGGAACTTTCTAAAGAAGAACTATTAGATGCAGTGACAGGACTCTCAGGTTCAGGGCCTGCCTACGTACTTAGGTTTATCCAAAGTTTGGCAGAAGGTGGAGTTGCCTCGGGTTTGACATACTCTCAAGCTTTGGAGCTTTCCATACAAACTGTGATAGGTGGTGCTGAATTACTTGCAAAAGAATTGGAAAAGAATCCAGATACTCATCCGGAAGTTTTGAAAAACAAAGTAACTTCTCCAGGCGGAACAACCATCGCAGGTTTAGAAGAGTTAGAGAAGAATAAGTTCCCATTTGCTATTATCTCTGCAGTGAAAAGAGCGACTGAACGTTCTAAAGAGTTAGGAAACTAA
- a CDS encoding YggS family pyridoxal phosphate-dependent enzyme — translation MGVSENYRSIVQELESLKQLGTPTLIAVSKFQPKEKVQEAISGGVIHFGENRVQEGIEKFSGLGKPEKDFILHHIGPVQSSHIRKYTGLYSFVHGVGSEKILQELKRRMDVDRWKIRYFLQVNLTEEDSKSGFSKEEVLKLLQKKETLSSEFCMLEGFMTMGPSSGDPKETHKVFQEIAEIRKEFFPQGKLSMGMSGDYRIALEEGSDYLRVGTAIFGERT, via the coding sequence GTGGGTGTCTCTGAGAACTATAGATCTATAGTACAAGAATTGGAGTCCCTGAAACAATTAGGAACTCCCACGCTCATTGCAGTTTCCAAATTCCAACCTAAAGAAAAAGTCCAAGAAGCAATCTCCGGGGGAGTCATCCATTTCGGAGAAAATAGAGTCCAAGAAGGGATAGAAAAATTTTCCGGCTTGGGAAAACCTGAAAAAGATTTTATACTACATCATATAGGCCCCGTACAATCTTCTCATATTAGAAAGTATACCGGTTTATACTCATTCGTGCATGGAGTAGGTTCCGAAAAGATCCTACAAGAATTGAAAAGAAGAATGGATGTGGACCGCTGGAAGATACGTTACTTCCTACAAGTCAATCTAACAGAAGAAGATTCGAAATCAGGATTTTCGAAAGAAGAAGTTTTGAAACTTCTTCAGAAAAAAGAAACTCTCAGTTCCGAGTTCTGTATGTTAGAAGGTTTTATGACAATGGGCCCAAGCTCTGGAGATCCGAAAGAAACTCACAAAGTGTTTCAAGAGATCGCGGAGATCCGAAAAGAATTTTTTCCCCAAGGAAAACTATCCATGGGGATGTCAGGTGATTACAGGATTGCATTGGAAGAAGGAAGCGATTATCTTAGGGTTGGGACCGCAATATTCGGAGAAAGAACATGA
- a CDS encoding flagellar filament outer layer protein FlaA, whose translation MIRNLLFCFCLSLWILPKPIWAPPVKRDQDEASRVLQLEKVLVDWKHYNLFLVDSFEGERPWEVYRGVSFLNRIDYVSQVPDSPAFLKERELYKASPKEEYRSMMVQTFFENPKHEHLEIRPKEPIRLPIGIPTRVFFWAYSNNHNVVLELVFHQKKSKEIVLELGDLKFDGWKRIEAQIAVPAKNIRLNQSLRFPLELVSIRIKPNPFQPKGEFYFYMDRLGILIDSREESYPGADVKDNWGTAL comes from the coding sequence GTGATCCGGAACCTTCTATTCTGTTTTTGCCTAAGTTTATGGATCCTTCCTAAACCGATCTGGGCACCTCCGGTCAAAAGAGACCAAGACGAGGCAAGCAGAGTACTTCAATTAGAAAAAGTACTAGTCGATTGGAAGCATTACAATCTTTTTCTGGTAGATTCATTCGAGGGAGAAAGACCTTGGGAAGTTTATAGAGGGGTCTCCTTCTTAAACAGGATAGACTATGTATCTCAGGTCCCGGACTCTCCTGCATTCTTGAAAGAAAGGGAATTATACAAGGCCTCCCCCAAAGAAGAATACAGGTCCATGATGGTACAAACATTCTTCGAAAATCCAAAACATGAACATTTAGAGATCCGACCTAAGGAACCTATTCGTCTTCCGATCGGAATTCCAACGCGTGTGTTTTTTTGGGCTTACTCCAATAATCATAATGTTGTTCTGGAATTGGTTTTCCATCAGAAAAAATCCAAAGAGATCGTTTTGGAATTAGGAGATCTAAAATTCGACGGCTGGAAAAGAATAGAGGCCCAAATTGCGGTCCCGGCCAAAAATATCAGGCTCAACCAATCTCTCCGTTTTCCATTGGAGCTCGTCTCGATTCGGATCAAACCGAATCCTTTCCAGCCCAAGGGTGAATTTTATTTTTATATGGATCGTCTCGGGATACTAATCGATAGCAGAGAAGAATCTTATCCAGGAGCGGACGTCAAAGACAATTGGGGTACTGCTCTGTAA
- a CDS encoding dehalogenase, protein MRSPLFVFDLMDTLIQDPFHLALKELLPREHWEDFKNGREKQAFLDFEMGRIEEEDFFQRFYLDSYKDKGLPHPKDLKEKMFSKINPISETLEIVKSLKEKGFSAVLASNYSIWYKEVMKFPEIGEILHSLDALYFSCEMGVRKPAQEYYQWIETDFPGKDYVFIDDNPTNVEVAGYMNWNAFKFNPKKPEELKNFLTEQYPNCL, encoded by the coding sequence ATGAGATCTCCTCTTTTTGTATTCGACCTTATGGATACCCTGATCCAGGACCCATTCCATTTGGCCTTAAAAGAACTTTTGCCCAGAGAACATTGGGAAGATTTTAAGAACGGTCGGGAAAAGCAAGCCTTCTTGGATTTCGAAATGGGAAGAATTGAGGAAGAGGATTTTTTCCAGAGATTTTATTTAGACTCTTATAAGGACAAAGGTCTGCCTCATCCCAAGGATTTAAAAGAGAAGATGTTTTCCAAGATCAATCCGATTTCCGAAACTTTGGAGATCGTAAAAAGTCTGAAGGAAAAAGGATTTTCCGCGGTCTTAGCTAGCAATTATTCGATTTGGTACAAAGAGGTTATGAAATTCCCGGAGATAGGAGAAATCCTACATTCTCTAGACGCGTTATATTTCTCCTGCGAAATGGGTGTGAGAAAACCTGCCCAAGAATATTATCAATGGATAGAGACTGATTTTCCTGGAAAAGATTATGTATTTATCGATGATAATCCAACCAACGTGGAAGTCGCAGGGTATATGAACTGGAATGCTTTTAAGTTTAATCCCAAAAAACCGGAGGAGTTAAAGAATTTCCTTACAGAGCAGTACCCCAATTGTCTTTGA
- a CDS encoding 3-deoxy-D-manno-octulosonic acid transferase, with protein MLITYRILTILLWPWIFVFSLLIPGAKNFLRNRKEDKRRILSYPFAPKAQKVVWLHAASVGELDQCKALALVYKKKEPETFILQSVFSDSVRDSSLEAFPADLKFRLPLDFPWSYDFILDKFSPEVLVCMAWDRWPNLLIAAKRRRVQTVLASAVITPPKGFIKKKFYKAAFFLFDKILTSHPSGEEKFKELLGEKKFIKTLGDSRFDSVIQKIETSQREFRKPKNYSFSQVFLLASTYEPCEKLLLPLLQEPSLKNTAFWIFPHKTDPSRIIRLESEIRSFTSDYTLYSRSEFDSISSRVILFDVLGILAHAYRAADFAYVGGALHNRVHNVLEPAYFGLPLLSGPRITHAPEAMELNHRGGLFIIHTKEEVLEILQLSSERKEAIRFSNRQFVETGRGAAERIYLELKNPFL; from the coding sequence ATGCTAATAACGTATCGGATTTTGACGATCCTTCTTTGGCCCTGGATTTTCGTTTTCTCACTGCTCATTCCGGGTGCAAAAAATTTTCTTAGGAACCGAAAAGAAGATAAGCGAAGAATACTCTCCTACCCTTTTGCACCCAAGGCACAAAAAGTAGTCTGGTTACATGCAGCATCAGTAGGCGAATTGGACCAATGTAAGGCTCTAGCCCTAGTGTATAAGAAGAAGGAGCCGGAAACTTTTATTCTCCAAAGTGTATTCTCAGATTCAGTTAGAGATTCTAGTTTAGAGGCTTTTCCGGCAGATCTAAAATTTCGTCTTCCTTTGGATTTTCCTTGGAGTTATGATTTTATTTTAGATAAATTTTCACCAGAAGTTTTGGTATGTATGGCCTGGGATCGTTGGCCTAATTTACTTATAGCAGCCAAAAGAAGAAGGGTCCAAACCGTCCTTGCTTCCGCAGTTATCACTCCCCCTAAAGGATTTATAAAAAAGAAATTTTATAAGGCAGCATTTTTTTTATTCGATAAAATTCTAACTTCTCATCCTTCCGGAGAAGAGAAATTTAAAGAATTACTCGGAGAGAAAAAATTTATCAAAACTCTAGGAGATTCCAGATTCGATTCTGTAATCCAAAAAATTGAAACAAGCCAAAGAGAATTTAGAAAGCCAAAAAACTATTCTTTCTCTCAGGTATTTTTACTCGCTTCTACGTACGAGCCTTGCGAAAAATTATTACTTCCACTTCTGCAGGAACCTTCTCTGAAAAATACTGCATTCTGGATCTTTCCTCATAAAACAGATCCGTCAAGAATCATTAGGTTAGAATCGGAGATCAGATCATTTACTTCAGACTATACTTTATATTCTCGCTCAGAGTTTGATTCCATTTCTTCCAGAGTGATTTTATTCGATGTGCTTGGGATCTTGGCCCATGCGTATAGAGCCGCGGACTTTGCATATGTAGGTGGAGCGCTACATAATAGAGTGCATAATGTTCTGGAGCCCGCGTATTTTGGACTCCCACTTTTGAGCGGTCCAAGGATCACACATGCACCGGAAGCAATGGAATTAAATCATAGAGGCGGTCTATTCATTATCCACACCAAAGAAGAAGTTTTAGAAATACTACAATTAAGCTCCGAAAGAAAAGAGGCCATTCGTTTTTCCAATCGCCAATTTGTGGAAACCGGCAGAGGAGCAGCTGAAAGGATCTATCTGGAATTAAAAAATCCTTTTCTATAA
- the nadE gene encoding NAD(+) synthase: MSFYRCTAVSLKTTALDFKGNREKILAAIEANGNSSLILFPELCISGYGCEDTFYFPWVWEQSWKSLLEIAKATSGKTVIIGLPFFQSPYLFNVSAVLQNGQILGLVPKQNLAQTGVHYENRWFTKGEESRNYAITPDGSEVPFGSLLFESPDFNFGIEICEDSWVQTRPGQYLVEAGADLILSPGASHFALGKQEIRKKMFSESSRNSSTAILYANLDGNESGRLIFEGGCMGIVDGNVKQEGPKLHFTDFESTHLDLDSTQLRSNRARNFRSSGTREFRSRGKGLQRIEIHPLKSQKDFNNGVQVSKSDLFQDFTRATSLGLFDYLIKSKTKGYTLSLSGGADSAACALLVKAGILFSGKELGPKYIESLGLDPKNLLFTLFQGTENNSEQTKNSAKQLSEELGFTHAEITVDSEVKSMLEKISSVKGLIPNWKEHNLALQNIQARVRSPLIWLLANLNGHLLLSTGNRSEASVGYTTMDGDSSGSVAPLTGVSKEFLLSWLKNVYEGKDLILPKINALEGILNSKPTAELKPLSEKQEDEKDLMPYSLLQKLERNFVFLGKSPDNLLESQEWSDQKEAEEGKKKFLKLFSASQWKRERLPPSFHLDEYGLDPKSSFRFPILSDINF; this comes from the coding sequence ATGTCCTTCTATCGTTGCACAGCAGTAAGTTTAAAAACGACCGCCTTAGATTTTAAAGGAAATCGAGAAAAGATCCTAGCCGCAATTGAGGCCAATGGAAATTCTTCCCTGATCCTTTTCCCGGAACTCTGTATTTCCGGTTATGGTTGTGAGGACACTTTTTATTTTCCTTGGGTTTGGGAACAATCTTGGAAAAGCTTATTAGAGATTGCAAAAGCGACTTCCGGTAAAACGGTAATTATTGGACTTCCATTTTTTCAAAGTCCCTATTTATTCAATGTATCTGCAGTTTTGCAAAATGGACAAATTTTAGGCCTCGTCCCAAAACAGAACCTGGCCCAAACAGGCGTACATTACGAAAACAGATGGTTCACAAAGGGAGAAGAGTCCAGAAATTACGCAATCACTCCCGACGGATCAGAAGTGCCATTCGGTTCCCTACTTTTTGAAAGCCCTGATTTTAATTTCGGAATAGAGATCTGCGAGGATTCCTGGGTCCAAACAAGACCGGGACAATATTTGGTAGAAGCAGGAGCGGATCTAATCCTTTCTCCAGGAGCTTCTCATTTTGCTTTGGGAAAACAAGAGATCCGTAAAAAAATGTTCTCCGAGTCTTCCCGCAACTCTTCCACTGCAATTCTTTATGCGAATTTGGATGGGAACGAATCAGGTCGTTTGATTTTCGAAGGCGGCTGTATGGGAATCGTGGACGGGAACGTAAAACAAGAAGGCCCCAAACTTCACTTTACGGATTTTGAAAGTACTCATTTGGATTTGGATTCCACGCAGCTTAGATCCAATCGTGCAAGAAATTTCAGATCTTCAGGTACGCGAGAATTCAGGTCTAGAGGAAAAGGTCTACAAAGAATAGAGATCCATCCTCTTAAATCCCAAAAGGATTTTAATAATGGAGTCCAAGTTTCCAAATCGGATCTATTCCAGGATTTTACGAGAGCAACTTCTCTTGGTTTATTTGATTATTTAATCAAATCCAAAACGAAAGGTTATACATTATCGCTTTCGGGCGGAGCAGATAGCGCTGCCTGTGCACTTCTGGTAAAAGCAGGAATTCTTTTCTCTGGAAAAGAACTCGGGCCTAAATATATAGAATCCTTAGGATTAGATCCTAAAAATCTACTATTCACACTTTTCCAAGGAACAGAAAACAATTCGGAACAAACCAAAAATTCCGCAAAACAACTTTCGGAAGAATTAGGTTTTACTCATGCGGAGATCACCGTGGATTCGGAAGTAAAATCCATGTTGGAAAAAATTTCCTCCGTAAAAGGACTCATTCCTAACTGGAAAGAACATAATCTTGCACTCCAAAATATCCAAGCAAGAGTTAGGTCCCCATTGATTTGGTTACTTGCCAATCTGAATGGACATCTTCTACTTTCTACAGGAAATAGAAGTGAGGCAAGTGTGGGATATACTACGATGGATGGTGACTCTTCCGGTTCTGTTGCTCCGCTCACTGGAGTTAGTAAGGAATTTTTACTTTCTTGGCTTAAAAATGTTTATGAAGGAAAAGATTTAATCCTTCCTAAGATAAATGCATTAGAAGGTATTCTGAATTCTAAACCTACTGCCGAATTAAAACCACTTTCTGAAAAACAAGAAGATGAGAAGGATCTGATGCCTTATTCACTTCTTCAAAAATTAGAAAGGAATTTTGTGTTTTTAGGAAAATCCCCGGACAATCTTTTAGAATCCCAGGAATGGTCCGACCAGAAAGAAGCAGAAGAAGGTAAAAAGAAATTTTTAAAATTATTCTCAGCAAGCCAATGGAAAAGAGAAAGGCTTCCGCCTTCTTTTCATTTGGATGAATACGGTTTGGATCCTAAATCCAGTTTCCGTTTTCCGATTTTGAGTGACATCAATTTCTAA
- a CDS encoding LIC_20245 family lipoprotein, which yields MTRVRTLLISVVFIVFFIFLLVILFWTDDDKSDSKNKQGEAEALASIFGGGSGSTSGRSNYGKTGADPSLFDSNSDFFKAGKAEYREPEAGEPSSENKPGAPASDSDNPVNPQTGKSYTNEEMERFAQLKEKFPNNSLLPSRMSPAEKEQRKVFEQRVSEATRAVLSRTASKDQTVTYYDYMEKQSKDRLEIVKYLVDLQKGSGDPEQEKKLETIQQTMIQQLEQVQKDKQRAYEQAGL from the coding sequence GTGACTAGAGTTCGAACATTATTAATTTCCGTAGTTTTTATAGTATTTTTCATCTTCTTATTGGTGATCTTATTTTGGACTGACGATGACAAATCAGACTCCAAAAATAAACAAGGCGAAGCAGAAGCACTCGCCAGTATTTTCGGCGGAGGATCGGGATCCACTTCAGGACGCTCCAATTATGGAAAAACAGGTGCAGATCCTTCTTTATTCGATTCTAACTCCGATTTTTTTAAGGCGGGAAAAGCAGAATATCGTGAACCCGAAGCAGGAGAACCTTCTTCCGAAAATAAACCGGGAGCTCCTGCATCAGATTCAGACAATCCTGTAAATCCTCAAACAGGAAAATCTTATACAAATGAGGAGATGGAAAGATTTGCTCAATTAAAGGAGAAGTTTCCGAATAATTCACTTCTTCCCAGCCGCATGAGCCCTGCAGAAAAAGAACAAAGAAAAGTTTTCGAACAAAGAGTATCCGAAGCTACTAGAGCAGTCTTAAGTCGCACTGCATCCAAGGACCAAACGGTAACCTATTACGATTATATGGAGAAACAATCCAAGGACAGATTAGAGATCGTAAAATACTTGGTCGATCTTCAAAAAGGATCAGGAGATCCTGAACAAGAAAAGAAGTTAGAAACAATCCAACAAACTATGATCCAACAATTGGAACAAGTGCAAAAGGATAAACAAAGAGCTTACGAGCAAGCCGGATTATAG
- a CDS encoding LIC11073 family putative lipoprotein: protein MRKPQFFSCKTTPRSNSILVGCKFRIQQTPKAGNLKTPAVQAVLFSVFLFFASCGTNTEVTQSPFVFITPVGVPQIFSITAKYDNIDTHKPEYDLKYYITNLEPQFVGYNLYITFAIPSAGETLGNANLYLENGVQPSFPQLAVQASTSNVVTQTIENLQPFSPVLMFQKCEVYTFTLRALLNTGITSNMSTPVTRCSSIYPNHCGTNTSCNPTACTVASCSTSTQSLCPVGTACNPCTKGNAATGCACPAGESPPGCNL, encoded by the coding sequence ATGAGGAAGCCTCAATTTTTTAGTTGTAAGACCACTCCAAGGTCGAATTCTATCCTTGTGGGTTGTAAATTTAGAATCCAACAGACCCCAAAGGCAGGCAACCTAAAAACCCCTGCCGTTCAGGCGGTTTTATTCTCGGTTTTTTTGTTTTTTGCTTCTTGCGGAACGAATACTGAGGTCACCCAGTCACCGTTTGTATTCATAACTCCTGTGGGAGTCCCTCAAATTTTTTCCATCACCGCTAAATACGATAATATAGATACTCATAAGCCTGAGTACGATTTGAAATATTATATTACCAACCTAGAACCTCAGTTTGTAGGCTATAATCTTTATATCACTTTTGCCATTCCTTCTGCAGGAGAAACCTTAGGTAACGCGAACCTATATTTGGAAAACGGTGTGCAACCTTCTTTTCCACAGTTAGCGGTCCAGGCCTCTACTTCCAATGTAGTGACACAAACAATCGAAAATTTGCAGCCATTTTCTCCTGTGCTGATGTTCCAAAAATGTGAGGTCTACACTTTCACATTAAGGGCATTATTGAATACGGGTATCACTTCTAATATGTCCACTCCGGTCACTAGATGTAGTTCCATCTACCCAAACCATTGTGGAACGAATACCAGTTGTAATCCTACTGCATGTACTGTGGCAAGCTGCTCCACTTCCACCCAATCTCTTTGTCCTGTCGGAACCGCTTGTAATCCCTGTACTAAGGGAAATGCTGCTACTGGTTGCGCCTGCCCTGCGGGAGAATCTCCGCCGGGTTGCAATCTATGA
- the rsmI gene encoding 16S rRNA (cytidine(1402)-2'-O)-methyltransferase, with product MNEVSNSKFTVRPGAAYVVATPIGNLEDITFRAVQVLKQVDIIYCENSSHSRRLLQTYEISTQTRTLYKDQGAEPYKGIIEDLKSGKTLALVSDAGTPGVSDPGSQLVRILREEKLPIIPIPGASALTSMLSVSGWQVQPSLFLGFLSEKKGKKRNQLKEWENFEGVLTIFESVHRIRDTLSAIREIFPNSPILLGRELTKIHEEILKIEPVQDLESLKFPEKGEFVVLIYTNPKKMLNGRVGDADTLE from the coding sequence ATGAATGAAGTTTCTAACTCCAAATTTACCGTCCGACCTGGAGCCGCCTACGTAGTTGCCACCCCCATAGGAAATTTAGAAGACATCACCTTCAGAGCCGTTCAGGTGCTCAAGCAGGTGGATATTATCTATTGCGAAAATTCTTCGCATAGCAGAAGGCTTCTCCAAACTTACGAAATTTCTACCCAGACTCGGACTTTATATAAGGACCAAGGGGCCGAACCTTATAAAGGTATTATCGAAGATCTGAAATCCGGAAAAACATTGGCCTTAGTTTCCGATGCAGGAACTCCTGGCGTCTCGGACCCTGGTTCCCAATTAGTTCGCATTTTGAGAGAGGAGAAGCTCCCAATTATTCCTATCCCGGGAGCAAGCGCTCTTACCTCCATGCTTTCTGTTTCCGGCTGGCAGGTGCAACCTTCTCTCTTTCTTGGATTTTTATCAGAGAAGAAGGGTAAAAAAAGAAACCAATTGAAAGAGTGGGAGAACTTCGAAGGTGTGCTTACCATCTTCGAATCGGTCCATAGAATCCGAGATACCCTCTCCGCAATCCGGGAAATTTTTCCAAATTCTCCGATCCTTTTAGGGAGAGAATTGACTAAAATCCATGAGGAAATCCTGAAAATAGAACCTGTTCAGGACCTGGAATCCCTCAAATTCCCAGAAAAGGGAGAATTTGTGGTGCTAATCTATACAAATCCTAAAAAAATGCTTAACGGACGTGTCGGAGATGCCGATACTTTAGAGTGA
- a CDS encoding flagellar biosynthesis anti-sigma factor FlgM — MTIDKIGGIGGGSYEPRKSTPVRKTESKESFDNISISDTAKQKASEARIQAEVQTIAQKIVASPVDSERSTKLKEVKEKLKNGDYDNLSPEILNAVADRIAESFLGR; from the coding sequence ATGACTATCGATAAAATAGGCGGCATTGGTGGAGGATCTTACGAGCCACGTAAGTCGACTCCTGTACGCAAAACTGAATCTAAGGAATCATTCGACAATATTTCTATTTCCGACACTGCCAAACAAAAGGCTTCGGAAGCTCGTATCCAAGCGGAAGTGCAAACGATTGCTCAAAAAATCGTAGCAAGCCCGGTGGATTCTGAACGTTCCACAAAGCTGAAAGAAGTTAAGGAAAAATTAAAGAACGGAGATTACGATAATCTCAGCCCTGAGATCTTAAACGCAGTAGCTGATCGTATCGCAGAATCCTTTTTAGGCCGTTAA